GATGCCCGCGATGTTCACCTGCGCCCGGCTGGCCGGCTGGTCGGCGCACGTCCTGGAGGAGAAGCGCACCGGTCGCCTGGTCCGCCCGTCGGCGAAGTACGTCGGCCCGGCCGCCCGCTCCCCGCAGGAGGTCGCGGGCTGGGACCGGCAGGCCGGGCTCGCCACCCCGGCGTGAGCCGCCCTGACCAGCGCAGACGGGTCGTCGCCAGGCGTAGCGTGGAAGTGTGACGGTCGTCGGCGCGAGGAAGCGGGCGCTCGACGTGGAGTGCGCCGAGGCCCTGGAGGCCGACGCCCAGACCAGCGGCGAGCGCTGCGACGACCTCGTGGAGGCCTCCGCCTACTGGCACGCCGCCGGTGAGCACGAGCGCGAGGAGCGCGCGCTGCGCACCGCGGCGGAGGTCGACGACGACCACAACGTGCTCAGCGGCCGGGCCGCGCTCGCCACCTTCCTGCTGACCCACGGCCGTCGCGAGGAGGGTGAGCGCGCGCTGGCCCGGCTCCTGCACGAGGGCTCGGAGTGCGAGTGGGCGTACGGCGAGGCCGCCGCGGGCCACGAGCGCACCGGCCGCCCGCGGGAGGCGCTGCGCTGGCTCAACGTCGGGGTCAGCCGGTTCGTCCCGGACCTCGACGACGTGCTCGAGGTGGGCGACCCCGGCTACGACCTGCTCGCCGAGCGGGCCCGGCTGCGCCGCCGGACGGGCCTGCCGCCGGACGCCTACGACGAGCTGCACGCCCGCTCCGCGGAGCGCGCCCACGCGGTCTACGCGCAGATCGAGGAGATCCGCAGGCGGCGGGACGCGGTCCTGTACTGGCCGGAGGAGGAGTTCGCCGAGGTCCAGCGCCGGTTCCCGGGCTGGCA
This region of Saccharopolyspora hordei genomic DNA includes:
- a CDS encoding SEC-C metal-binding domain-containing protein, which encodes MTVVGARKRALDVECAEALEADAQTSGERCDDLVEASAYWHAAGEHEREERALRTAAEVDDDHNVLSGRAALATFLLTHGRREEGERALARLLHEGSECEWAYGEAAAGHERTGRPREALRWLNVGVSRFVPDLDDVLEVGDPGYDLLAERARLRRRTGLPPDAYDELHARSAERAHAVYAQIEEIRRRRDAVLYWPEEEFAEVQRRFPGWHPGVAHAEHRREVQRALVGGAQVVVAELDALLAFAAFRELPPEARRTRDEFAADAARRGRVVPGPPGRNERCWCGADRKYKRCCGAPGIT